The genomic window GCGAACCGATCATCAGGTCACCGACTTCTTCCGCTGGCTGGCCCATACCCACGCGATGCGATGGAGGGTCGCCCGGCGGACCGCAGGCTATGGGCACCTCTACCAGGGCCGCTTCAAGTGCTTCCCGGTCCAGTCGGATGACCACCTCCTGACGGTGCTCCGCTACGTCGAGCGGAACCCCGTCGGCCCGGGGCTCGTCGAGCGGGCCGAGCGGTGGCGCAGGGGGTCGCTCTGGGCTCGGCTCCACGACGACGCCCCGACGCGACACATGCTCGCCCCGTGGCCCGTCGCCTGCCCGGACGACTGGATCGAGCGGGTCAACGCCCCGCTCGGCGCCCGGGAGGTCAGGGCCCTGAAGCCGAGCCTCGAGCGCGGCCGCCCGTTCGGCGACGACGCCTGGACCGGCCGGATCGTCCGGCGGCTCGGCCTCGGCCACACGATCCGCCCCGAGGGGCGGCTCCGCAAGGAGGGATCGCCTCCCCCCGGCCCGGAGACTGCGTCGTCCTCGAGCGCTCTCCCCAGGGGCAGATGACCTCGCGTGGACACGACCTGCTCGTTCGGGGGGCCGGGGATCGCAGGGATCTTGCGGTACAGACGCCGGACCGGGGTTCTGCGAGACGGGAGCGGAGAGCGGGTGGTGATCACACAGCAGACAGACGGCGGGAGAGGCGACTCGGGATTGCGTCAGCGAAGGGCAAGCATAGTCCGCGGGTGGCTGATCGCGCACGGCCGATGGTCGCCGTTCGACCGCGGTCAACTCGGGCTCACGTCGCGTCCGGGAACGGCCAGTCCACTCCGAGGGCCTCGCGCTGGAGCAGCCCGAGGCGGTCGATGCCGGACTCGGCCAGGTCGAGGAGCGCCGTAAGCTCGGCGCGGGAGAAGACGCCCCCCTCGCCGGTGCCCTGGACCTCGACGAGGCCGCCCTTGCCCAGGCGGACGACGTTCAGGTCCACCTCCGCGCGGGAGTCCTCCGGGTAGTTCAGGTCGAGCATCGGCGTGCCGTCGATGATCCCCGCGCTGACGGCCGCGATGCTGTCCTTGAGGATCTCGCGGGCGCGGTCGGCGAACTGGCGTCGGACGGCATCGGCCACGGCGAGGAAGGCGGCGGTGATGGCCGCCGTCCGCGTGCCGCCGTCGGCATTAATCACGTCGGCATCCACGTGGATGGTGAACGGCCCGAGCGCGCGGGTGTCCACGATCGCGCGGAGGCTGCGGCCGATGAGCCGCTGGATCTCCGTGGCCCGGCCGTCGGCGCCGCGACGCTTACGGCCCGGGGTGCTGCCGGGGAGCATGGCGTACTCGGCCGTCAGCCAGCCGACGCCCTTGCCCTCGAGGAACGGCGGGACCGACTCCGACACCTGGGCCGTGACGAGCACCGCCGTCGCGCCCGCCCGGAAGAGGACGCTCCCGGCACTGTTGGCGATGAAGCCCCTCTCGATGGAGACCGGACGGAGGTCCGCCGGCTCCCGGCCGTCGACTCGCGCTGGCATGAGTTGATTCCTCGATCGGACCCCGTCAGGCCCCGCGCCGCTCGAGCAGCCAGAGGAGGAGGGCCATCTGGAAGTGCATCCGGTTGGCGGCCTGGGGGATGACCTTGCTCCTGGGGTCGTCCAGGACGCCGGAGGTCACCTCCTCGCCGCGATGGGCCGGCAGGCAGTGCAGGAAGATGGCGTCCGGGCGGGCCTTCGCGAAGAGGGCCTCGTTCACCTGGTAGGGGGCGAAGACCTCGCGCCTCTGGTCGGCCTCCTGCTCCTGCCCCATGCTCGCCCAGACGTCGGTGTAGACGACGTCGGCGCCCTTCACGGCCTTCGCGGGGTTTCGTTCGAAGCCCAGCGGGGTCTCCGGGAACTTGGCCGCGAACCGCTCGGCGAAGCTCTCGGGGAACTCATACCCCTCGGGCGCCGTGAGCACGAACTCCACGCCCAGGTGCGCGGACGCCATGGCGAGCGACCGGGCGACGTTGTTCCCGTCGCCGACGAAGACGATCTTCTTGCCGGCCAGGTCGCCCCGCTCCTCCAGGATCGTGACCATGTCGGCCATGGCCTGGCACGGGTGCGAGTAGTCCGACAGGGCGTTGATCACCGGGACCGAGGCGTGCCGCGCCAGCTCCTCGATGATCGACTGCGAGAACGTGCGGATCGCCAGGAAGTCGACGTACTGGCTGATCACCCGGGCGAAGTCGGCGACGCTCTCGCGCACGCCCAGGCCCACGTCCTTGCCGCGGAGGAAGATCGACGCCCCGCCGAGCCTGGCCATGGCCGTCTCGAAGCTGACGCGGGTCCGCAGCGAAGGCTTCTCGAACAGGAGCCCCAGGGTGCGGCCCTGGAGGCGGGATGCACGGCCCAGGCCGGTCGCGTCGGCCTTGAGCTGCACCGTCCGCTCGATCAGGTCCGCGACCTCGGCCGGGGCGACGTCGAAGAGGGACACGAAATGCCGCAAGCCCTTCGGCTCCGCCGACGGCCCCGCGACGCCGCGGCGGTCGGCCGCGGAGAAGCCGTTCTTGCGCTTGCGGCCCGCCGCGGGGATCGGCCCCACCTCGAAGGCCCGGGGGTTGCCCTTGGCTTCCTGGCTCATGGGGTCACCTCCCGCAGGACGTCGGCCAGGATGTCGCAGCCCTCGTCGATCTGCTCGTCGGACAGGTTGAGCGCCGGGAGCAGGCGGACGACGTGGCCGTGCGTGGCGTTGATCAGCAGCCCGCGCCCGAGGCATGCGGAGACGACCGCGGTCGCGTCGAACGAGAGGTCCACGCCGATCATCACCCCGCGGATCCGGATGTCCTTGATGCGATCGGGCATCTCCTCGCGGAGGGCTTCGAAGCGGGCCCGGAACCGCTCGCCGATGGCGATGCCGCGTTCCAGGAGGCCTTCCTCCTCGATCGTCTCCACCGTGGCGAGGCCGCCCCGGCAGGCGATGGGGTTGCCGCCGAAGGTGGACGCGTGGAGGCCGGGCTGGAGGAACGCCGCGACCTCCTTCCTCGCCATCATCACGCCCGCGGCGATGCCCCCGGCGAGGGCCTTGGCGCAGGTCAGGATGTCGGGCTCGATGCCGGAGTGCTGGTAGGCGAACCAGCGCCCGGTGCGGGCCATGCCGGTCTGGACCTCGTCCAGGATCAGCAGCATCCCGCGCTCGTCGCAGATCTTCCGCAGGCCGGGGAGGTAGTCCTCGTCGGGGACGATCACCCCGCCCTCTCCCTGGATCGGCTCCACGAGCACCGCGGCCGTCTGGCCGTCGGCCAATTTCGCGACGGCCTCCAGGTCGTTGTAGGGGACGTGGCCGAAGCCCGGGACGAGCGGCTGGAAGGGCTCCTGGTACTTGGGCTGGGCCGTCGCGGTCAGCGCGGCGAAGGTCCGCCCGTGGAAGCCCCCCTCGGCGGTGATCAGCTTGTAGCGGCCCTTCGCATGGCCCCAGGCGCGGGCGAGCTTGATGGCGGCCTCGTTGGCCTCCGCGCCGCTGTTGCAGAAGAAGCAGTGGCCGCCGAAGGACCTCTCCGAGAGGGCCTTCGCGAAGGCGCCTTGCGCCTCCATGTACCAGGTGTTCGGGACGTGGATGAGCTGGCCGACCTGCTCGCGGACGGCCTCGACGATGCGGGGGGGGCAGTGGCCCAGCAGGTTGCAGCCCCAGCCGGGGAAGAAGTCGAGATAGCGCCTGCCCTCCGCGTCCCAGACCCAGGAACCCTCGCCCCGGACCAGGCAGACCGGGTAGCGGCGATAGTTGGGGATGACGTACCGCGAGAAGTCCTCGATGGTCTCCGCGGAACTCTGCGGGGCGGCGTGGACGTCTGGCAACGCAGGGAACTCCGGCTGCGGAAGTTGCAGGAAAGGGGGGCGGGCGCTCAGCGGATCAGGACCGGCTTGCGGCCCGCCGGCGTGCGCGGGGTGACGTCGTCGGCCAGATCGTTCCCGATCACGGTGCCGATCCCGCTGTCCGTGAAGATCTCCAGGAGCAGCGAGTGGCGGACCCGGCCGTCGATGATGTGGGTCTTCAGGACCCCGGCCTCCAGCGACGTCAGGCAGGCCTCCACCTTGGGGATCATCCCCTTGTCGATGACCTTCTCGGCGATCAGCTCGCGGCACCCCGCCGGCGTCAGAGACGAGATCAGGCTCGAAGGTTCGTTGCGGTCGCGGAGGATGCCCGGCGTGTCGGTCAGGAAGACGAGCTTCTCGGCCTTCAGCGCCTGGGCGACGGCGGCGGCGGCGGTGTCGGCGTTGACGTTCAGGAGCTTGGTCTCGTCGTCCTCGTCCTCGGCGAGCGAGGGGAGCAGGGGGACCACCCCCGCGAGGCAGAGGTTCTCGATCGGCTCCACGTCGACTTCGGTGACCTCGCCGACGCGGCCGAGGTCGACCTTGGTGCCGTCGGCCTCCTCGAGCAGGAGCCGGCGCCCGTAGAGGCACTGGTGCGTCTTGTGGTGGAGGCCGGAGGCGCGGCCGCCGAACTTGCTGATGTGCCGCTCGATGTCCGCGTTGATCTCCTCCGCGAGCACCCGGGCGACGATGCCCAGCGTGGCGTCGTCGGTGTAGCGACGGCCCTTGACCCAGTGCGGGGTGATGCCGGCCTTCTCCATCGCGGCGGTGATCGCCTTGCCGCCGCCGTGGACGACGACCGGGCGCATCCCGACCGTCTGCATGAAGACGATG from Aquisphaera giovannonii includes these protein-coding regions:
- a CDS encoding transposase, whose amino-acid sequence is MPRTARKAPAGLIYHVLNRSVGRMRLFRSDADFEAFERVVIEAFARCPLPVLSYCVMSNHWHFVVRPRTDHQVTDFFRWLAHTHAMRWRVARRTAGYGHLYQGRFKCFPVQSDDHLLTVLRYVERNPVGPGLVERAERWRRGSLWARLHDDAPTRHMLAPWPVACPDDWIERVNAPLGAREVRALKPSLERGRPFGDDAWTGRIVRRLGLGHTIRPEGRLRKEGSPPPGPETASSSSALPRGR
- the rph gene encoding ribonuclease PH; amino-acid sequence: MPARVDGREPADLRPVSIERGFIANSAGSVLFRAGATAVLVTAQVSESVPPFLEGKGVGWLTAEYAMLPGSTPGRKRRGADGRATEIQRLIGRSLRAIVDTRALGPFTIHVDADVINADGGTRTAAITAAFLAVADAVRRQFADRAREILKDSIAAVSAGIIDGTPMLDLNYPEDSRAEVDLNVVRLGKGGLVEVQGTGEGGVFSRAELTALLDLAESGIDRLGLLQREALGVDWPFPDAT
- the argF gene encoding ornithine carbamoyltransferase, which gives rise to MSQEAKGNPRAFEVGPIPAAGRKRKNGFSAADRRGVAGPSAEPKGLRHFVSLFDVAPAEVADLIERTVQLKADATGLGRASRLQGRTLGLLFEKPSLRTRVSFETAMARLGGASIFLRGKDVGLGVRESVADFARVISQYVDFLAIRTFSQSIIEELARHASVPVINALSDYSHPCQAMADMVTILEERGDLAGKKIVFVGDGNNVARSLAMASAHLGVEFVLTAPEGYEFPESFAERFAAKFPETPLGFERNPAKAVKGADVVYTDVWASMGQEQEADQRREVFAPYQVNEALFAKARPDAIFLHCLPAHRGEEVTSGVLDDPRSKVIPQAANRMHFQMALLLWLLERRGA
- a CDS encoding aspartate aminotransferase family protein encodes the protein MPDVHAAPQSSAETIEDFSRYVIPNYRRYPVCLVRGEGSWVWDAEGRRYLDFFPGWGCNLLGHCPPRIVEAVREQVGQLIHVPNTWYMEAQGAFAKALSERSFGGHCFFCNSGAEANEAAIKLARAWGHAKGRYKLITAEGGFHGRTFAALTATAQPKYQEPFQPLVPGFGHVPYNDLEAVAKLADGQTAAVLVEPIQGEGGVIVPDEDYLPGLRKICDERGMLLILDEVQTGMARTGRWFAYQHSGIEPDILTCAKALAGGIAAGVMMARKEVAAFLQPGLHASTFGGNPIACRGGLATVETIEEEGLLERGIAIGERFRARFEALREEMPDRIKDIRIRGVMIGVDLSFDATAVVSACLGRGLLINATHGHVVRLLPALNLSDEQIDEGCDILADVLREVTP
- the argB gene encoding acetylglutamate kinase, which encodes MHEEAIRKADVLIAALGYIRKFHGRFTVIKLGGSVMEDPESLRALLVDIVFMQTVGMRPVVVHGGGKAITAAMEKAGITPHWVKGRRYTDDATLGIVARVLAEEINADIERHISKFGGRASGLHHKTHQCLYGRRLLLEEADGTKVDLGRVGEVTEVDVEPIENLCLAGVVPLLPSLAEDEDDETKLLNVNADTAAAAVAQALKAEKLVFLTDTPGILRDRNEPSSLISSLTPAGCRELIAEKVIDKGMIPKVEACLTSLEAGVLKTHIIDGRVRHSLLLEIFTDSGIGTVIGNDLADDVTPRTPAGRKPVLIR